The following proteins come from a genomic window of Paenibacillus sp. CAA11:
- a CDS encoding helix-turn-helix domain-containing protein, translating into MTIDEVAYYLNLSPRTIYRKIYEGELLAYKVGGVWRMEPQFVYKYSRQNKRTGVIQNG; encoded by the coding sequence ATGACAATTGATGAAGTGGCTTATTATTTGAACCTTTCGCCGCGAACAATTTACAGGAAAATATACGAGGGTGAACTCCTTGCTTATAAGGTCGGGGGAGTTTGGAGAATGGAACCTCAATTCGTTTACAAGTATTCGCGTCAAAACAAAAGAACAGGAGTGATTCAAAATGGATAA
- a CDS encoding HPP family protein, with the protein MYKSIQTYLGKFSVKSRSPLKVSIPQAIIAFGGGFVTIFILVLISKGTDLPLLMAPFGASCVLAFAVPEAPFSQPRNIIGGHLITTLCGLVIYHFFGDGIYALSAGVGLGIALMSLTKTTHPPAGANPIVVLTSASSWSFLFTPVLIGSVIVVCVALLYNKLVRKGQYPTFWI; encoded by the coding sequence TTGTACAAATCCATACAAACTTATTTGGGGAAGTTTTCCGTAAAATCTCGTTCGCCATTGAAGGTAAGTATCCCTCAGGCAATCATAGCTTTTGGAGGGGGCTTTGTTACCATATTTATATTGGTACTCATCTCTAAAGGTACAGATCTTCCTCTATTAATGGCACCATTTGGGGCCAGCTGCGTTCTGGCATTTGCAGTACCCGAGGCTCCTTTTTCACAGCCGAGGAATATTATAGGAGGACATTTGATCACTACTTTATGCGGACTGGTAATCTATCATTTTTTTGGTGATGGAATTTATGCTTTATCTGCTGGTGTTGGACTGGGTATTGCTTTAATGTCGTTAACTAAAACGACACATCCACCTGCTGGTGCTAATCCCATTGTTGTTTTAACATCCGCCTCTTCTTGGAGCTTCTTATTTACTCCAGTTCTTATAGGTTCAGTAATCGTAGTCTGTGTTGCCTTGTTATATAACAAACTGGTGAGAAAGGGACAATATCCTACATTCTGGATATAG
- a CDS encoding recombinase family protein yields MKCAIYARVSTKREEQKNSLQNQIALAENIAKEQGFTVIERYIDNGISGSGIKNRTEILRLLDDAKKKKFDVVIAKSVSRLGRNTVNSLNTADTLERNSIRLILPEDGYDTKTSKSRLMFNLRAVLAEEDNLSLSNKIKWGLKSSATQGNRIASVPPFGYRTNPDTKKLEVDENAAPIVKEIFRLYLHDGMGMFGISNLLMRRGIPTPRDIQERQTQGRNGIRTRLKAS; encoded by the coding sequence ATGAAGTGCGCTATTTATGCTAGAGTAAGCACGAAGAGAGAAGAGCAGAAGAACAGCTTGCAGAATCAAATCGCCTTAGCCGAAAACATTGCTAAGGAACAAGGGTTTACAGTTATTGAACGGTACATTGACAACGGAATAAGTGGTTCAGGTATTAAAAATCGAACTGAGATTTTGCGATTACTGGATGATGCTAAGAAGAAAAAGTTCGATGTAGTTATCGCAAAGTCCGTTTCACGGTTGGGTAGAAATACGGTTAATAGCCTTAACACTGCTGACACTTTGGAAAGAAATAGTATAAGACTGATTTTGCCTGAAGATGGCTACGATACCAAAACTAGCAAGAGCAGATTGATGTTTAATCTGAGGGCGGTGTTAGCCGAAGAGGATAACTTGAGCCTCTCCAACAAGATTAAATGGGGGCTTAAATCTAGTGCAACTCAAGGAAACCGAATCGCATCTGTACCTCCTTTTGGCTACCGTACCAATCCCGATACAAAAAAGTTGGAAGTTGACGAAAATGCCGCCCCCATCGTAAAAGAAATTTTCAGGCTTTATTTGCATGACGGTATGGGTATGTTTGGGATTAGTAATCTCCTTATGCGCAGAGGTATTCCTACACCGAGAGACATTCAGGAGCGGCAAACGCAGGGAAGAAATGGCATCAGAACACGATTAAAGGCATCTTGA
- a CDS encoding cobalamin-independent methionine synthase II family protein: MCSRFQIVGSLLRPSDLLEYKHQIEHRDDISYPFYQDFQGYEQCESEAIQTVVENEIKNGLSVLTDGEFSKSMWHLDFVWGFQGISRYIADHGYFFRDTDGTSKYETRKDIGLRITGELGGKNHHFIQVYKKLQAHAGDHETKLCVPSPSHIFGELSWSDNIGGKDAVYKDRHELRNGLVKAYKEFVEEFAAAGGKILQFDDCLWELFADDNPNSPYTGENINQEEVQALATEFIDINNTIIDFGHSLGLKMWTHNCRGNYDSRNMGGGSYAKIANLFLKQLKYDRFFLEWDDERAGSLEALAVFKDKPETEIVLGLLSSKTNTLDDEARVVRMLDEASKIIDKDRLLLSHQCGFASCDGGNELTEDEQWAKIKQGQRIAQQYWGK, from the coding sequence ATGTGCAGTAGATTTCAAATCGTAGGTAGCCTGTTGCGTCCGTCGGATTTATTAGAATATAAACACCAAATTGAACATCGTGATGATATCAGCTATCCCTTTTATCAAGACTTTCAAGGGTATGAGCAGTGTGAATCTGAAGCCATCCAGACCGTAGTCGAGAATGAAATTAAAAACGGCTTGTCCGTTCTGACTGATGGTGAATTCTCCAAGTCGATGTGGCATCTGGACTTTGTCTGGGGTTTCCAAGGAATTAGCCGCTATATCGCGGATCATGGATATTTTTTCAGGGATACAGATGGCACTTCCAAATACGAGACTCGAAAAGATATTGGTTTGCGCATTACAGGTGAGTTGGGCGGGAAAAACCATCATTTTATTCAGGTCTACAAGAAGCTCCAAGCCCACGCTGGCGACCACGAAACAAAGCTGTGCGTACCTTCCCCATCACATATTTTTGGTGAGTTATCATGGTCAGATAACATTGGTGGCAAGGATGCGGTTTATAAGGATAGACATGAGCTGAGAAACGGTCTTGTTAAGGCTTATAAGGAATTTGTGGAGGAGTTTGCTGCTGCTGGGGGAAAAATCCTTCAATTCGACGATTGCTTATGGGAGCTATTTGCAGATGATAACCCGAACTCCCCCTATACTGGCGAGAATATCAATCAAGAGGAAGTTCAGGCTCTAGCTACAGAATTTATTGATATTAACAATACAATAATTGATTTTGGCCATAGCCTAGGCTTGAAAATGTGGACGCATAACTGTCGGGGGAACTATGATTCCCGTAATATGGGTGGCGGCTCCTATGCTAAGATCGCTAATCTGTTCTTGAAGCAGCTTAAATACGATCGTTTTTTCCTTGAATGGGACGATGAGCGTGCAGGCTCACTTGAGGCACTTGCGGTTTTCAAAGATAAGCCCGAGACAGAAATTGTACTTGGATTGTTGTCTTCTAAAACCAATACCCTGGACGATGAGGCTCGTGTAGTTAGAATGCTTGATGAAGCATCGAAAATTATTGACAAGGATCGCTTATTACTCTCCCATCAATGCGGTTTTGCGTCCTGCGATGGCGGTAATGAATTAACAGAAGATGAGCAGTGGGCGAAAATTAAACAAGGACAACGTATTGCCCAGCAATATTGGGGTAAGTAA
- a CDS encoding aminoglycoside 6-adenylyltransferase — MRTEKEMFDLILGVAQKDERIRAVYMNGSRTNPNAPKDIFQDYDIVYVVTETSSFIKDETWIHIFGDLIMIQEPDKNDLSIGVDMDFTRSYGYLMLFTDGNRIDLHIETKESMLEGYGSDKLTVPLLDKDNCLPIIPPPTDLDYHVKEPTEPLYLGCCNNFWWCLQNVAKGIWRDELPYAKQMIEQVIRPCLDEMISWWVGTRNDFQVSIGKMGKYMKRYLPESYWEMYKQTYSNSDYEIMWNAVFTTCELFRVLAKDVAESLQYTYNAKDDDNMTKYLKQVRELPVDAKGIY, encoded by the coding sequence ATGAGAACTGAAAAGGAAATGTTTGATTTAATATTAGGAGTTGCTCAAAAGGATGAACGAATCCGGGCGGTATATATGAACGGTTCGCGTACCAACCCTAATGCTCCCAAGGATATTTTTCAGGATTATGATATTGTCTACGTAGTAACTGAAACTTCTTCTTTTATAAAAGATGAAACATGGATACATATATTTGGTGATTTGATAATGATACAGGAGCCTGATAAAAATGACCTATCTATAGGTGTAGATATGGACTTTACTCGGTCTTACGGATATTTAATGCTATTTACTGATGGAAATCGCATAGATCTTCACATAGAAACTAAAGAATCTATGCTTGAAGGTTATGGGAGCGATAAGTTGACGGTTCCCCTACTTGATAAGGATAACTGCCTGCCCATCATTCCTCCCCCCACAGATCTTGACTATCATGTTAAAGAGCCTACAGAGCCATTATATTTGGGCTGTTGTAATAATTTTTGGTGGTGCCTTCAAAATGTAGCCAAAGGAATTTGGCGTGACGAATTACCGTATGCGAAACAAATGATTGAACAAGTCATCAGACCTTGTTTGGATGAGATGATATCATGGTGGGTGGGTACCAGAAATGACTTTCAAGTTTCGATAGGAAAAATGGGAAAATACATGAAAAGGTATCTTCCCGAATCCTATTGGGAGATGTATAAGCAAACTTATTCGAATAGTGATTATGAGATTATGTGGAATGCGGTATTCACTACTTGTGAATTGTTTAGAGTTCTAGCGAAGGATGTTGCTGAGTCCTTGCAATATACTTACAACGCCAAAGATGATGACAATATGACTAAGTATCTTAAGCAGGTTAGAGAATTGCCTGTTGATGCAAAAGGTATTTATTGA
- the rlmD gene encoding 23S rRNA (uracil(1939)-C(5))-methyltransferase RlmD, which produces MEKILYMKSEQSRTGIESKNKKSGSKAYSSAGKPGDRGNRHGQGKPGGKPRAAASTAGAEELKVGDRIVVTIKRLGINGEGVGYYRRKAVFIEGAIPGEVIKATVKRAEPKYITAAISEIEKRSPERVDAPCPVFGICGGCQIQHMSYKGQLQGKEDLVREAFARYAGMENVRLQPILGMEHPWGYRNKAQLQLGERQEGVIAGLYSTGSHELVDITGCPIQHPEINAAVDKVRNVLEYLRIPIYKERSNQGLVRSIVVRWGFQSGQLQVTLVTVNDRVPQQERLIKELRLALPGITSIALNINPRNTSLIFGDRTHILWGEEGIQESLGDLEFTLSPRAFFQLNPLQTVKLYESVRAAAGLTGKETVVDAYCGTGTIGLWLAPYAREVRGIESIAEAVQDAKDNAERNGRSNASFYTGQAEELLPAWVKSGFKPDVIIADPPRTGLDPRFLESVLKTKPKRFVYVSCNPSTLAKDCKVLLDGGYSLEWAQPVDMFPQTSHVEVTVRLERKDTVQ; this is translated from the coding sequence ATGGAGAAGATACTGTATATGAAGAGTGAACAATCACGTACGGGGATAGAGAGCAAAAATAAGAAAAGTGGCTCAAAGGCCTACTCCTCGGCTGGGAAACCCGGTGACCGGGGCAACCGCCATGGACAAGGCAAGCCCGGAGGAAAGCCGCGTGCTGCGGCCAGCACTGCCGGGGCTGAAGAGCTGAAAGTCGGTGACCGGATTGTCGTCACGATTAAGCGCCTAGGCATCAATGGTGAAGGGGTGGGCTACTATCGGCGGAAGGCTGTGTTTATTGAAGGCGCCATTCCTGGAGAGGTCATCAAAGCTACCGTTAAACGCGCGGAGCCTAAATATATCACGGCTGCGATCAGTGAAATAGAAAAGCGGTCACCAGAGCGTGTGGATGCCCCCTGCCCCGTCTTCGGCATTTGCGGAGGCTGCCAAATTCAACATATGTCCTATAAAGGACAACTGCAGGGCAAAGAGGATCTCGTTCGCGAAGCTTTCGCTCGGTATGCCGGGATGGAGAACGTGCGCCTACAGCCCATCCTCGGCATGGAGCATCCTTGGGGATACCGGAATAAGGCTCAGCTTCAGCTAGGAGAACGCCAGGAGGGTGTGATCGCCGGCCTCTACTCCACAGGTTCGCACGAGCTGGTCGACATTACAGGCTGTCCGATTCAGCATCCGGAAATCAATGCAGCCGTCGATAAGGTGCGCAATGTGCTAGAATATCTGCGCATTCCAATTTATAAGGAGCGCAGCAATCAAGGGCTTGTCCGCAGCATCGTCGTCCGCTGGGGATTTCAATCTGGGCAGCTGCAGGTTACGCTCGTCACCGTGAATGATCGGGTACCCCAGCAGGAGCGCCTAATTAAGGAGCTTCGCCTTGCTCTGCCAGGGATTACGAGCATTGCCCTAAACATTAATCCGCGGAACACCTCCTTGATCTTTGGTGACCGCACCCACATTCTCTGGGGTGAGGAAGGTATTCAGGAGTCACTGGGCGATCTGGAATTCACCCTCTCCCCTCGCGCCTTCTTCCAGCTGAATCCGCTGCAGACCGTCAAGCTGTATGAATCCGTTCGTGCTGCTGCCGGCTTGACCGGCAAGGAAACCGTTGTGGATGCCTACTGCGGTACAGGAACGATCGGCCTATGGCTGGCACCTTATGCTCGTGAAGTTCGGGGCATTGAGAGCATTGCTGAAGCTGTACAGGATGCTAAAGATAACGCCGAGCGCAATGGACGCTCGAACGCTTCCTTCTATACGGGACAAGCGGAAGAGCTGCTGCCGGCTTGGGTGAAATCCGGCTTCAAGCCGGATGTGATCATCGCTGACCCGCCGCGGACCGGCCTTGACCCGCGTTTTCTCGAATCGGTGCTCAAGACCAAGCCGAAGCGCTTCGTCTACGTCTCCTGTAACCCATCGACCCTGGCGAAGGATTGCAAGGTGCTGCTGGACGGCGGCTACTCCCTGGAGTGGGCGCAGCCGGTGGACATGTTCCCGCAGACGAGTCATGTGGAGGTGACAGTGAGACTTGAAAGAAAAGATACAGTCCAATAA
- a CDS encoding AraC family transcriptional regulator, whose protein sequence is MLQEFNNLMDYIETHLTEEISGKDISRIVGLSDYHFKRMFSYMAGMSLNEYIKNRRLSVANVELINGAKVTDIAYKYGFQSLEGFSRAFREWSGFLPSEVTKNRIQKSFPKFSFFIDIRGGISMEFKIEKKEKFNIVGLSKRVPIQFEGVNNAILELAQSITEQQRNEMHQLADLYPHQVLNVSYDYDDGFLEEKGCLTHMIGLATTKENPFDDLEQISIEESLWAIFPNQGSFPTMLQETTAKIYTEWLPSSGYEVADLHGISFTKHNGTSGNVYSEIWMPVKEKI, encoded by the coding sequence ATGTTACAAGAATTCAATAATTTAATGGACTACATTGAAACACATTTAACTGAAGAAATATCCGGAAAAGATATATCAAGAATTGTAGGTCTATCTGATTATCATTTTAAAAGAATGTTTTCGTATATGGCTGGAATGTCATTGAATGAGTATATCAAAAATAGGAGATTATCAGTTGCAAATGTTGAATTAATTAACGGTGCAAAAGTAACAGATATTGCCTATAAATATGGTTTTCAATCCTTAGAAGGATTTTCAAGAGCCTTTCGTGAATGGAGTGGTTTTTTGCCTTCAGAAGTAACTAAAAACAGAATTCAAAAATCCTTTCCCAAATTTTCATTCTTTATAGATATAAGAGGAGGAATTTCAATGGAGTTCAAAATTGAAAAGAAAGAGAAGTTTAATATAGTAGGTCTATCGAAAAGAGTGCCCATTCAATTCGAAGGTGTAAATAATGCGATCTTAGAACTAGCCCAGTCAATTACCGAACAACAAAGAAATGAAATGCATCAATTAGCTGATTTATATCCCCATCAAGTCTTGAATGTATCTTATGATTATGATGATGGTTTTCTTGAGGAAAAAGGGTGCCTAACTCATATGATTGGATTAGCAACTACCAAAGAAAATCCATTCGATGATTTAGAGCAAATTTCTATTGAAGAAAGTTTATGGGCAATCTTCCCTAATCAAGGATCATTTCCGACTATGCTTCAAGAAACTACCGCTAAAATTTATACTGAATGGTTGCCTTCTTCAGGTTATGAAGTAGCAGATCTACATGGGATTTCTTTTACAAAACACAATGGTACTTCGGGAAATGTATATAGCGAAATTTGGATGCCTGTTAAAGAAAAAATTTGA
- a CDS encoding helix-turn-helix transcriptional regulator yields the protein MTHIQEIQVALDYIEVNLHEELTLDEISSFVGFSKFYFHRLFQREVGISLYDYIRRRRLAKAASALLNTSTSILEIALTYRFESQESFTRSFKSVYQLPPGRYRSAINNLIIGGVNMAKESTIKGWIVTGTAPEKYHMGLDHQICHMGSKAATISSVGDDFSHGEYGTIMQQISAKNYLGKRVRFSGFVKSKEVAGWAGLWMRIDNNTSATLKLDNMQNRAITGTHEWNYYSCVLDIPEDGAIINVGVLLTGKGQIWFDHADLQEVDRNTPTTDFIVEEVFSDRLLNPFFEEEN from the coding sequence GTGACACATATTCAAGAAATTCAAGTAGCTTTAGATTATATTGAAGTAAATTTACATGAGGAACTGACATTAGATGAAATTTCTAGTTTCGTAGGATTTTCAAAATTCTACTTTCACAGGCTTTTTCAAAGAGAAGTAGGTATTTCACTATATGACTATATCCGAAGACGAAGACTTGCTAAGGCAGCCTCTGCTTTGCTAAATACCAGTACATCCATCCTTGAAATTGCCTTAACCTATCGCTTCGAATCTCAAGAATCATTTACTAGATCTTTTAAAAGCGTCTATCAATTACCTCCCGGAAGATACAGATCTGCTATTAACAATTTAATTATAGGAGGAGTAAATATGGCAAAGGAAAGTACAATTAAAGGTTGGATTGTAACAGGCACTGCCCCGGAGAAATATCACATGGGCCTTGATCACCAAATATGTCACATGGGCTCCAAGGCTGCTACAATTTCCTCTGTTGGAGATGACTTCTCACACGGAGAATATGGCACGATCATGCAACAAATTAGTGCGAAGAATTATTTGGGAAAGCGAGTGCGTTTTTCCGGCTTTGTTAAAAGTAAAGAAGTAGCAGGATGGGCTGGATTATGGATGAGAATAGACAACAATACGAGTGCGACATTGAAACTTGATAATATGCAGAATAGGGCCATTACCGGAACCCATGAGTGGAATTACTATTCCTGTGTTCTGGATATTCCAGAGGACGGAGCCATTATAAACGTTGGCGTGTTACTAACTGGCAAAGGGCAGATTTGGTTTGATCATGCTGACTTGCAGGAGGTGGACCGAAATACTCCAACGACTGACTTTATTGTCGAAGAAGTATTCTCTGACCGCCTGCTAAATCCCTTCTTTGAGGAGGAAAATTGA
- a CDS encoding protein kinase family protein gives MLQPDTIVKFNVMKHFKHVSPLGSGGTGDTFLFKDETTDMFFAFKKYSPKGSNDIEENFGRFVDEIKILFKLTHPNIVRVYNYYLYPQAKSGYLQMEYVDGVPIDKFEPSFFGKDWGDIFKEVIYAFEYLEINRILHRDIRPSNILIDKEENVKVIDFGFGKKLEATENEGKSVFLNWPVTQLPNEIQLEGTYNHQTEVYFIGKLFQYILGENLSEFKYNFVIDKMIKLEPSNRYGSFNEVSRDISAGVISEVDFSKKEKEVYGLFADALASHIIHYQDKYEPIQDIETTLNKLATLIRNSSLETYIQDNAQLIRCFIKGNYSFNSKSDIQVSYVKDFYRFLVELPPYKQKIVLDNIYTRLGRIKVIVDDGLPF, from the coding sequence ATGTTACAACCTGATACAATAGTTAAGTTCAATGTTATGAAGCATTTTAAACATGTTTCACCCCTCGGTTCGGGTGGAACAGGAGATACATTTCTCTTTAAAGATGAAACTACCGATATGTTTTTCGCCTTTAAAAAATATTCGCCAAAAGGTTCCAATGACATTGAGGAAAACTTTGGGCGGTTTGTAGATGAAATAAAAATCTTATTTAAGCTAACCCACCCCAATATTGTAAGAGTATATAACTATTATTTATATCCTCAAGCAAAATCGGGATATCTGCAAATGGAGTATGTTGACGGAGTGCCAATAGATAAATTTGAGCCTAGCTTCTTTGGTAAGGATTGGGGTGATATTTTCAAAGAAGTTATTTATGCATTTGAGTATTTGGAAATAAACCGCATATTACATAGAGATATTAGACCATCGAACATCCTTATAGATAAAGAGGAAAATGTTAAAGTTATTGACTTTGGCTTTGGAAAAAAGCTTGAGGCCACAGAAAACGAAGGAAAGAGCGTCTTCCTTAATTGGCCAGTTACACAGCTTCCCAACGAGATACAGTTGGAAGGGACGTATAATCACCAAACTGAAGTATATTTTATAGGAAAATTATTTCAATATATTTTAGGGGAGAATCTATCAGAATTTAAATATAACTTCGTAATCGACAAAATGATTAAACTTGAGCCTAGCAATAGATATGGTTCATTCAATGAAGTTTCTCGTGACATCTCAGCCGGAGTGATAAGTGAGGTTGATTTTTCGAAAAAGGAGAAGGAAGTGTATGGGCTGTTTGCCGATGCTTTAGCAAGCCATATTATACACTATCAAGATAAGTATGAGCCTATACAGGATATTGAAACAACTTTAAATAAATTAGCAACTCTCATTCGGAATAGCTCACTTGAAACATATATACAGGATAATGCTCAACTAATAAGGTGTTTTATTAAAGGAAATTATTCATTCAATAGTAAAAGTGATATACAGGTATCTTATGTAAAAGACTTTTATAGATTTCTAGTGGAATTGCCGCCGTATAAACAGAAAATAGTACTAGACAATATTTATACACGACTTGGTAGGATAAAAGTTATAGTCGACGATGGTCTGCCGTTTTAA
- a CDS encoding recombinase family protein, which translates to MTNPVYTGKQVFHREETTSLLAESETYKVRRKISEEEQIVIENSHPALIKEDDFTAAQEQMKKRGKHKSNGNESLFSYILKCPDCGSGMHFKPDRRKGAYVCGGYVKYTSAHCTSHIIEEKVLLQVVKNDLKSLIKDTVKIDSLYGIAEEKALAVQSLAQRELKRVEKQLAELDNRFDKLLSLHVEGAITTDQFKHQNERNALQQQELLNRKAELIVALEEGKNLAERKEAFRKEVERFIDLDISDEQVLKQFLQRLIQTIEVFEDGKIKIIYNLSNPLTSN; encoded by the coding sequence TTGACTAATCCAGTCTATACGGGCAAACAAGTATTCCATCGAGAAGAAACAACAAGTTTGTTAGCCGAATCTGAGACTTACAAGGTTAGGCGTAAGATTAGTGAAGAAGAACAAATTGTCATAGAGAACTCACATCCTGCCCTTATTAAAGAGGATGACTTTACTGCCGCTCAAGAACAAATGAAAAAGAGGGGCAAACACAAGAGCAATGGTAATGAAAGTCTGTTCTCGTACATCCTTAAATGCCCTGATTGTGGAAGTGGCATGCACTTCAAACCCGACAGACGGAAGGGTGCATACGTCTGTGGTGGTTACGTTAAATACACATCTGCCCATTGCACTTCCCATATCATCGAAGAAAAGGTACTTCTTCAAGTAGTTAAGAATGACCTGAAATCCTTGATAAAGGATACTGTGAAGATTGATAGTCTTTACGGAATTGCAGAAGAAAAAGCCTTGGCTGTTCAGTCTCTCGCTCAAAGGGAACTGAAACGTGTGGAGAAGCAATTAGCAGAACTTGATAATCGTTTTGATAAATTGCTGTCCTTACATGTTGAGGGGGCTATTACAACAGACCAATTCAAGCATCAGAATGAGCGTAACGCCCTTCAACAGCAAGAACTGCTTAACAGGAAGGCTGAACTCATTGTAGCCTTAGAAGAAGGTAAGAACCTCGCAGAACGTAAAGAAGCCTTTAGGAAGGAAGTTGAACGCTTCATTGACCTCGACATTAGCGATGAGCAGGTATTGAAGCAATTCCTCCAAAGGCTTATCCAAACAATCGAAGTATTCGAGGATGGAAAGATTAAGATAATCTATAACCTTTCCAATCCTCTCACCTCGAATTAA
- a CDS encoding EutP/PduV family microcompartment system protein, whose translation MKKILIIGIVASGKTTLAKQLSEALNISWYELDGIDNDLNLLQARLHHPIV comes from the coding sequence TTGAAAAAGATCCTCATCATTGGAATTGTAGCTAGCGGCAAAACAACGCTTGCCAAGCAACTATCCGAAGCTTTAAACATTTCTTGGTATGAGTTGGATGGTATTGACAATGATTTGAACTTGTTGCAGGCACGCTTGCATCATCCAATTGTATAG